A segment of the Streptomyces sp. NBC_01235 genome:
GCGGCCGGTGCCAGCCTGGACGCAGTCGCTCGGCAGTGACAAAGAGCTGCTGCTGGAGTTGACCGATGTCGCAGCCCACGTGCACCAGCACGTCATCGCTCCCTACCAGCAGCGCATCGATGCCCTCAGCACTGCGGACCAATCGCTGCGCAGGCGTCAGGCCGCCCACGGCGGACTCCACGCCTCGCTGTCCGGGCTCAACCCCCGTCACATCAAGTGGAAGCCGCCTGTTCTGGAACTCGCTATGGCCAGCGGTGCGGACGACGACATTCATCTTTCCGGCCGCGGCCTGTTGCTGATTCCGTCGTTCTTCGGGGTCGCATCCCCTGTACTGGGCGTGAGCGCCGAACTCCAGCCGTATCTGACCTACCCCATCCGCTGTGACGACACAGACCTCGCTCTGCCGCCCACGGAGACCGCCCGGGTCCTCAGTACCGTCCCCGACTCCCTGACCACGCTCCTCGGCCACACCCGGGCCATCGTGCTGTGGACCATCGCCCATCATCCCGGCTGCACCACCACCG
Coding sequences within it:
- a CDS encoding winged helix-turn-helix domain-containing protein, encoding MPVRIHFTTEDMARTRFAEAPRPLLELNIALRQLQERSHPTQFGPWRRESLRRLSPKVQQLFDLIPSTGWSVGFLGLPAAEDIGEVLDQIRAMPAARVRKDMEVWAGRDHQRPVPAWTQSLGSDKELLLELTDVAAHVHQHVIAPYQQRIDALSTADQSLRRRQAAHGGLHASLSGLNPRHIKWKPPVLELAMASGADDDIHLSGRGLLLIPSFFGVASPVLGVSAELQPYLTYPIRCDDTDLALPPTETARVLSTVPDSLTTLLGHTRAIVLWTIAHHPGCTTTELARHAGISPASASQHATVIRTAGLTITVRHHNTALHTTTPLGTSLLNTTA